The Pleurodeles waltl isolate 20211129_DDA chromosome 7, aPleWal1.hap1.20221129, whole genome shotgun sequence genome includes a region encoding these proteins:
- the NPBWR2 gene encoding neuropeptides B/W receptor type 2, with the protein MLELDPYSSAGSATTKLIRSEACYADSISVMENFSEVRNLNVSCDPLRGNCDYSNFTGQNFTYFDQGPDFYIILPVIYSVICAVGLTGNTAVIYVILKAPKMKTVTNMFILNLAIADDLFTLVLPINIAEHLLHYWPFGDVLCKVIVSIDHYNIFSSIYFLTVMSIDRYLVVLATVQSKRMPHRTYRAAKIVSFLVWVLVTVIVLPFTVFANVYTDNLKIKSCGLSFPKPERLWFKVSRVYMLFLGFAIPVSTICILYTVMLYKLRNMRLNSNAKALDKAKKRVTVMVFIVLAVCLFCWTPFHLAIIVALTTDLQQTPLVIGLSYFITSLSYANSCLNPFLYAFLDDSFRKSFRKMLECRAT; encoded by the coding sequence ATGTTGGAGTTGGACCCTTACTCATCTGCAGGGTCTGCAACCACCAAATTAATACGATCTGAAGCTTGCTACGCAGACTCAATATCCGTCATGGAGAACTTCTCTGAAGTGAGAAATCTCAATGTGTCCTGCGACCCGCTGAGAGGGAACTGTGACTATAGCAATTTCACGGGCCAGAACTTTACATACTTTGACCAGGGGCCAGATTTTTACATCATCCTTCCAGTCATCTACTCCGTCATCTGTGCGGTGGGGCTTACCGGCAACACAGCGGTCATCTACGTCATCCTCAAAGCTCCCAAGATGAAGACAGTGACCAACATGTTCATCCTCAACCTGGCCATTGCAGATGACCTCTTCACGCTAGTCTTGCCCATCAACATCGCTGAGCACCTTCTGCACTACTGGCCCTTTGGCGATGTCCTGTGCAAGGTTATCGTCTCCATCGACCACTACAACATCTTCTCCAGCATCTACTTCCTGACCGTGATGAGCATCGACCGGTACCTGGTGGTGCTGGCCACTGTGCAGTCCAAGAGGATGCCACACCGCACCTACCGGGCAGCCAAGATCGTCAGTTTCCTGGTCTGGGTCTTGGTGACAGTCATTGTACTGCCCTTTACCGTCTTTGCCAACGTCTATACGGACAACCTGAAAATCAAGAGCTGTGGGCTAAGCTTTCCCAAGCCCGAGCGGCTCTGGTTCAAGGTAAGCCGCGTCTACATGCTCTTCCTCGGCTTTGCTATCCCGGTGTCCACCATCTGCATCCTCTACACCGTCATGTTGTACAAGCTGCGCAATATGAGGCTGAACTCCAATGCCAAAGCCCTGGACAAGGCCAAGAAGCGGGTCACCGTCATGGTCTTCATTGTGCTGGCAGTGTGCCTCTTCTGCTGGACACCCTTCCACTTGGCCATCATCGTGGCTCTGACTACGGACCTGCAGCAGACTCCATTGGTCATCGGTCTGTCGTACTTCATCACCAGCCTAAGCTATGCCAACTCTTGCCTCAACCCATTCCTCTACGCCTTCCTGGATGACAGCTTCCGGAAGAGCTTCAGGAAGATGCTGGAGTGCCGGGCCACCTGA